The DNA region TTTTAAAAGAATACATTAAACCGTTCCATTTCTGAAAGAAAAAAACAGACTATTGGCGTAAGTTATTACAATAAAAAAACAAATAATCTTCATATGAAATTTATAGTATCGAGTTCGTACTTATTAAAACAATTACAAGTTTTAGGAAGTGTTATCAACAGTAGCAATACCTTGCCTATTTTAGATAACTTCTTATTTGAATTAGACAATAATGAATTAACAGTTTCTTCTTCTGATTTAGAAACAACAATGTCAGCCACTTTGTCTATCGATTCTACAAGTAAAGGAAGTGTTGCTGTTCCGGCAAAATTGCTTTTGGAAATCTTAAAAACTTTCCCAGAACAACCACTTACTTTTACCGTTGAAGAAAATAACACTATAGAAATCAGTTCTAATTCTGGAAAATATGCCCTAGCGTATGCTCCTGGTGAAGAATTCCCTAAAGCGGTAAACTTAGACGAACCATCGGTTACTTTAGTTCCTGCTGACGTTTTAGCCACTGCAGTAAGCAAAACAATCTTTGCTGCCGGAAACGACGATTTACGTCCGGTAATGTCAGGTATATTCTTCCAGTTTTCACCACAAGGATTGACATTCGTGGCAACTGATGCGCACAAATTAGTAAAATATGCTCGTACCGATGTTACTGCTTCACACGTAGCTGATTTTATTATGCCAAAGAAACCTTTGAATATCTTAAAAAATATTCTTTCTACTTCGGATGCAGAAGTAAAAATTGAATACAACGATTCGAATGCTACTTTCTCTTTTGACAATTACGTATTGATGTGTCGTTTAATTGATGGAAAATATCCAAATTACGAAGCGGTAATTCCAAAAGAAAACCCTAATAAATTAATGATTGATCGTGCTCAGTTTTTGAGTTCTGTTCGTCGTGTAGCTATCTTCTCTAACAAAACAACGCACCAAATCCGTTTAAAAATCGCTGGTGCTGAATTGAATGTTTCTGCTGAAGATATTGATTATTCTAACAAAGCAGAAGAAAGATTGACTTGTGATTACCAAGGTGATGATATGCAAATTGGGTACAATTCTCGTTTCTTAACAGAAATGTTGACGAACCTACAATCAGACATGATAATGTTAGAAATGTCTTTACCTAACCGAGCTGGAATCCTAACCCCTATTGATGGATTAGAAGAAGGTGAAACGGTAACGATGCTTGTAATGCCTGTAATGCTAAATAGCTAACATATTTTAGTAAAAAAAATGATATTGATAAATTTTAGTATATTTTATTTTTGATATTAAAATATATTACTTATCATTGCATCACCAAAAACGTATTAACCAACCATTTTTTATATTTTAAAAAACCGCGATTCCTCCTTGAAAAGCGGTTTTTTTTGCTTTTTAGTAACCTCGAATTCACGAATTAATTTTGGTTGTTTTTTTTAGAAACACAGGTTGAAGAAATAAAAAAGAAATCTACACAAATTTTTTCTTTGTAAACCCTGCCTGTCGGCAGACAGGTTTGCGAAAACTTCTTGTCCTTTACGATTAAATAACCCCCATTTTTTCATCAAGAATGTAGCGCTCTTATTTTTACAAATTCCGCTACGAAGTTTGTAATCAAAATGCAAATCGTCGTTTACAATTTCCACTTCAAAACAATTATTACTTAATACGTTTGGAAATTCATTGGTAGTCAAACAAACTTCAATATCATGGGTGGCAATTGCACCAATGGCTTTTTTAGAGATTACTTTTTTTAACACTTCAATAGTTCCGTTTCGTTTATCATCCGAATTTGTTCCTCTCAAAATTTCGTCCAATAAAACAAAAGCAGGTTCAATTGTCAAACCATCCATAATTTGTTTTAAACGTTTAATTTCGGCAAAGAAATAGGATTCACTATCGGATAAAGAATCCGAAAGTCGCATAGAAACCAAAACAGGCAAAGGATGAACATGAGCTTCAGTAGCACATACCACCGAACCAGTTCCTGCCAAAACCATATTAATTCCTAAGCTTCGCAAAAAAGTACTTTTACCCGACATATTAGAACCAGTCAAGATCATAAAAGATTGTGGATGAAAAGCGACATCATTCCCTACTCTACTTACTGGATTCAACAAAGGATGACTTAAATTAGTAAAATTTATTTTGAAATCATTAGTTAAAATTGGGTAAGCAAAATCTGGATTGTTATAAGAAAAGTTAGCCAAGCTATTTAGTTTTTCAAATTCACCAATCACTGCCAACCATTCTTTTAAATCAGCCGCATGCTCTTTTTTCCAGTTTAAAAGCGCTTTTAAAACATGAAAATTAAACAAGAAGGTTCCATTAAACAAAACCGCTGTAAAAAGATTTGCAACAGTATCATTTCTAGAAAATAATTCAGACAATTGCTTTAAATACACACTAGATTGAGCTGATTTTTGTTGTAACTGCTTTTGCAATTCCATTAACCTAGAGGATTCAAACGACTCTTTTTCTATCTTTTCGAGTAATAGCCCATAATTCCCAATTATCTTATCAATATTATCCGAATTCGCAATTTCGATTTTAATTCGTTTAAAGAACTTTCCTAAAACCATTAAATTAATCAAAAATAAATAGCTCAAACTTTTAAGGACAAGTAAATCGGAAGTGATTAAATAAGCAATAAAAGTGATTAGAAACAACAGAGGACTAATGTAGGAGAAAAGCACAGTCCATTTTGGCAAATCCTCGCTATTAAATTTACACCAACTCAATAACGATTGATAGCTCTGTTCATTATCTTCGGTTACTTTGGCTAAAGCCAAAAAATCTTGACGAAAAGTTATTCTTTGAGTTAATTCCTTGATAGCTTCCTGGTTTTTCTGAATTTCCTCATTAGAAGATTTTTGCAACAAACTAGCTGCTAAAGTTTTTTTTCCAATAAATGTAGCTGTTCTGTTCAAATATTGAAACAAAGAATTATTCCCAAAAACATCCAAATCATAGGCATACGGATGATGGAAATCAACAAATTCAGCACCATTTTCGAAAGGAATTCCTTTTCTTTCTAAAAAAGTAATCTCATTGGTATTAATATCCAAAAGCGCCTGACTCATTTTTCTTTGAAACTGGAGCTTGGAATGTATTCGCATCAAAAAAAGAAAACCAACAAAAAACAAAGCTGCCAGCCCCAACCATGTGCTTTCATCTTGCTGAAAATAATAATAAATTGCAGTAAATGAGATTAATAAGCTACCCAATCGCAACAAACTAATAAAATTATACTTGCTGTTGATGGAATTTAATTGGTCTGTAAATAAACGAACATGAGAAGAATATATATTCATAATGAGTTAAATGAATTACAAATATATAGGAGCCTCAACTATAAAAGAAAGAAATTCGCTTAAAATATCATTGAATAGGGATAACTAAAATAGGGACATCCCAATGTGAGGTACAATCCTTAGTTAAACTATGATGAAACAAACTTTTAAAGAAATTATGTTTATAGGTCAACATGGTCAAAATATCGATATCTTTAAAAAGGATAAAATCTAAAATACTTTCCTTTACTTCTTCACTAAATACGATTGAAAATTCTACTGGATCATTAGCAAATTCTTCTTCCCATTGCTTAATCGTTTCTTTTGTAACGTCGGAAGCATCTGTTTTAACATACAAGCATTTGATTTTTGCCTTCATCTTATTAGCTATTTCAACAACATTTTTCAAAGCTGGTTTGTCTTTTGGTCTAAATCGTGTCGTAAAACCTATTGTTTTAATAGGTTTATATTGAGCTACGGCAGGAATGCTTAAAACAGGAATATCCACATCTGAAATCACTGCTGTGGTATTGGTTCCTAAGAACAATTCTGTCCAACCTTTCTCCCCTTCGGTTCCCATTATAATGTAATCAATGTTATCTTCTTTTATTGATTTTTCAATTGCGGTCAATAAACTACCGTCCATCAATCGATGCAACATATTTATATGATCTAAATTGCGTTCGTGAGCTATGGCGTGCAGTTTGGGTAATTCTTCTTTAAAGACTTCAAACTGGCTTAATTCTACTGATTCATAAATTAACATATAGTTTTCTGGGAAAAATTGACTATCAAAAACAGGTAAATCAAAGGCATGTAACAAAATCAATTCGCCTTCTATCCGATTGGCAAACTCTAAAGCGTGAACAAAAGCATTGGTAGCAGTCTCAGAAAAATCGGTTGGAAATAAAATTCGTTTCATTTAAATCAGATATAAAATTAAACATCAAAACCACAGAATAAAGTTACGATTTTAACGCCTTAATTCCCAACAATTACTACTTTTATATTTCCAGGCCAAGCGATACTTGAGTAGTTTTAGTACCTTTGCAACCAATTCAGAAAAAAATGCTTAACAACGATTCTATAGTAGCACTAGCTACCGCTTCAGGAACAGGAGCTATAGCCATTATTCGAGTTTCAGGACAAGATGCCATAGGTATTGCTAATTCGGTTTTTAAATCGATCAAAAACAAAGATTTAACCCTACAAAAATCGCACACGCTACATTTAGGGCATATTGTGGATGATACAAAAACCTTAGATCAGGTATTGGTTTCTGTTTTCAAAGGTCCTAATTCGTATACTGGTGAAAATACCGTTGAAATATCCTGTCACGGATCTACTTATATTCAGCAACAAATTATTCAATTATTACTTCGAAAAGGCTGTCGTATGGCCGATGCGGGCGAATTTACGCTACGCGCCTTCCTTAACGGAAAACTAGACTTATCGCAAGCCGAAGCCGTTGCCGATTTGATTTCGTCAGACAACGAAGCTTCTCACCAAATTGCAATGCAGCAAATGCGTGGTGGATTTTCAAATGAAATTGCAAAACTAAGAGAAGAGTTATTGAATTTTGCTTCTTTAATCGAACTAGAATTAGATTTTGCAGAAGAAGATGTAGAATTTGCCGACCGAAGTCAGTTTCACGAATTATTGAACCGAATTGAATTTGTGCTTAAGCGTCTTATCGACTCTTTTGCTGTGGGTAATGTGATTAAAAACGGGATTCCTGTAGCTATTGTTGGTGAACCCAACGTAGGGAAATCAACCCTTTTGAACGCTTTATTAAACGAAGAACGCGCCATTGTTTCGGATATTGCCGGAACCACTCGTGATACTATTGAGGATGAATTAACGATTGGCGGAATCGGTTTCCGTTTTATTGATACTGCTGGAATACGCGATACCAATGATGTAGTAGAAAGCATTGGAATCAAGAAAACTTTCGAAAAAATTGAACAAGCACAAGTCGTTTTGTATTTGTTTGAAAGCTTGAAGTTTAAAGTTCAAAGTTCTACATATATCGTGGAGATCGAAAAAATTAAAAATCAATTTCCATTAAAACCTTTAGTCGTAGTTATCAATAAATTGGACTTGTTATCAGAGGATGAAATTAATAGCATTCGCAAAGCACTTGAAACTTTAAACCTTACACTAATATTTTTAAGTGCTAAACAAAAAATTGGCGTTGAAGATTTAAAAAACCAACTACTCTCTTTTGTAAATACTGGTGCATTACGCAACAACGAAACCATTGTTACTAACACCAGACATTATGATTCTTTATTGAAAGCCTTAGACGAAATTTCGAAAGTAAAATATGGACTTGAAAGCAACCTTTCAAGCGACTTAATGGCATTAGATATCAAAGAAGCTTTGTACCAATTTGGGCTCATCACAGGTCAGGTTACAAATGATGAATTGCTGGGGAATATTTTTGCTAATTTTTGTATCGGGAAGTAAAATTCCCTTAAAATATTTTAATAAAAAAGAGATAAATACAGATTTAACTCCTTTTTTTATTCTCATAATCACCACCCTATTTCACCTTATTCTGATTAGAATTAGGCTTCAATTCGTCTGGGCTATCTTTAGTATAGGTATTGAAGATTTCTTTTGATGGACTTACAAAAACATCCCCATAATTCGTCAGTAACTCTTTCAATTGATTTATGAAATAAGTGATGTATTCTGGTTTTCCATATCCTGCATGATTGCGATCCCAAGGCGATAAATACAAACCCAATTTTAAACCATACTCCTTACAGGCATCGGATAATTCTTTGACAACATCCCCTTTTCCGTTTTTCCAAGGTGAATTTTTCACAGAACGCTCCGTATATTCAGAAGGCCATAAGCAAAAACCATCATGATGTTTTGCAACCAAAATAATTCCTTTCATTCCTGTTTCTTTCACTACTTTTGCCCACTGACGTGCATTTAGTTCCGTTGGAAAAAACAATTCTGGTGATTCATTACCATATCCCCATTCTTTATTGGTAAAAGTGTTAAACGAAAAATGGATAAACGCATAGGATTCCATTTCATGCCATTTCAATTGTTTTTCCGAAGGAAGTGGTCCAAATGCTTTGGGTGGATCAACCAAATTCTGACTACAAACTGGATGAAAAAAAGATAAAAAACTAAATAGTATAAGTAGATTTTTCATTTCTATTAGGAGTATTAAACATTAGATTCATATGATGTTATAAAAATAAAGGTTACGAACAATAATCGCACATTTTTTTCGACTAACAACAATTATGACGCCGTTTTAGACTTAAAGTATTTTAATAATTATATAAATGAATTAACAATTGTTACTCAAAATACAATTCTAATTAAATATATCTTTGTCTAATTTTAAGCAATACTCAAATACAATTGCATGGTCAAAGAGCATTTTATTTTTTGCCTAGAAGGCGTTCCAGATGTAGACACCTATGTCATAACCGAAGTATTACAAAACTTAGAACACTTAGCATTTGAATACCAAATTAATAGTATTTATAAAAACTGTGATACCATCGAAGGTCTAGAAGAAAGTTTAGGGGCATTACTCTATGATGATCACAATTTCAAAGCCTATCAAATTATCTATTTGGTTATGCCAGGACAAGAGAACAATATTTGTCTTCACGATTATTATTATAGTTTAGAAGAAATCGCCGAATTGTTTGAAGGCAAATTAAAAGGTAAAATCATTCATTTTGCCAATGAAAAAATACTCGATTTAACTTCAGAAGAAGCACAATATTTCCTTGATATTACAGGCGCAAGAGCTATTTCGGGTTATGGGATAAAAAACAAAAAAGTAAGCAGTATTCATCTCGATAAATTTTTTTTCAACCTATGCGATGAATTAGAGGATCTTGTCGAAATCGTAGAAGAATTACATGAAAAAAATTATGCCCTTTGCAAATTCCTAGATTTTAGATTGTATTACTAAAATTTCATTTTTTCATTTAAAGCAACTTTTATACCTTCGAAAAGGATAATAAAAAGATTGTTTTCCTTGACTTATTTTACACAAATCTAACAGTAATGAAAAAATATTATTTACATAACGGAATCGAAAGCAGCGGTCCTTTTGATTTAACCGAATTGCAAATGAAACAAATTACAGCAACTACACCGGTATGGTTTTCAGGTTTAGCCGATTGGAAAACTGCTGGTGAAATTGAAGAACTTCAATCAATATTAAAAGTCATCCCTCCTCCTTTTAAAGCTGAAATTCCAAATCCTGAGCATGAGCCTGAGTCTAAGCTAAAACAAAAAGAGACAAAAACTAAGATTATGGGGTTGTCAAAAAACAACTTTTACTTGGTTTGCCTATTGTTCATTGTAATTATTGGAAGTTTTGCTCTAAGTATTTTTGAAGAAAAAAGAAAAGAGGAATTAGAAGAAATAAACCATAAAACAGAAATAGAAAACAGACAATTTTTATTGAAAGAAAAAGAACTACAGGAACAAAAAAAACAAGCTGAAGAACAAGAAAGAGCCGAAGCAGAACGAATTGCCAAAGAACGAAAAGAAAGCATCTCTAAAAGACTCGATGAAATTCAAATAGAGAAAACACAAAATCAAACGCTTTTGGATGAAGCAAAAAGCAAATTAAACAGAGCCAATGAATTTCAACTCTTTCGATCTGCTGATGAAAAATCAAGAGAGTTAAATGCGCTTCAAACTGAAATTACACATTTAAAAAGCGAACTGGAAATATTGGAAAACGAACAAAATCAGCTAAGTTTAGAACTAGAACGCTTACAATTAACACATTAAATTCATTTACTGAAAAGATCCTATCTAAAAGAAATTCCCATACTTTTTTTGGAATATATTTCGAAATAAAATTGAAATAGTGT from Flavobacterium nitratireducens includes:
- the dnaN gene encoding DNA polymerase III subunit beta yields the protein MKFIVSSSYLLKQLQVLGSVINSSNTLPILDNFLFELDNNELTVSSSDLETTMSATLSIDSTSKGSVAVPAKLLLEILKTFPEQPLTFTVEENNTIEISSNSGKYALAYAPGEEFPKAVNLDEPSVTLVPADVLATAVSKTIFAAGNDDLRPVMSGIFFQFSPQGLTFVATDAHKLVKYARTDVTASHVADFIMPKKPLNILKNILSTSDAEVKIEYNDSNATFSFDNYVLMCRLIDGKYPNYEAVIPKENPNKLMIDRAQFLSSVRRVAIFSNKTTHQIRLKIAGAELNVSAEDIDYSNKAEERLTCDYQGDDMQIGYNSRFLTEMLTNLQSDMIMLEMSLPNRAGILTPIDGLEEGETVTMLVMPVMLNS
- a CDS encoding MutS-related protein, which codes for MNIYSSHVRLFTDQLNSINSKYNFISLLRLGSLLISFTAIYYYFQQDESTWLGLAALFFVGFLFLMRIHSKLQFQRKMSQALLDINTNEITFLERKGIPFENGAEFVDFHHPYAYDLDVFGNNSLFQYLNRTATFIGKKTLAASLLQKSSNEEIQKNQEAIKELTQRITFRQDFLALAKVTEDNEQSYQSLLSWCKFNSEDLPKWTVLFSYISPLLFLITFIAYLITSDLLVLKSLSYLFLINLMVLGKFFKRIKIEIANSDNIDKIIGNYGLLLEKIEKESFESSRLMELQKQLQQKSAQSSVYLKQLSELFSRNDTVANLFTAVLFNGTFLFNFHVLKALLNWKKEHAADLKEWLAVIGEFEKLNSLANFSYNNPDFAYPILTNDFKINFTNLSHPLLNPVSRVGNDVAFHPQSFMILTGSNMSGKSTFLRSLGINMVLAGTGSVVCATEAHVHPLPVLVSMRLSDSLSDSESYFFAEIKRLKQIMDGLTIEPAFVLLDEILRGTNSDDKRNGTIEVLKKVISKKAIGAIATHDIEVCLTTNEFPNVLSNNCFEVEIVNDDLHFDYKLRSGICKNKSATFLMKKWGLFNRKGQEVFANLSADRQGLQRKNLCRFLFYFFNLCF
- a CDS encoding universal stress protein, coding for MKRILFPTDFSETATNAFVHALEFANRIEGELILLHAFDLPVFDSQFFPENYMLIYESVELSQFEVFKEELPKLHAIAHERNLDHINMLHRLMDGSLLTAIEKSIKEDNIDYIIMGTEGEKGWTELFLGTNTTAVISDVDIPVLSIPAVAQYKPIKTIGFTTRFRPKDKPALKNVVEIANKMKAKIKCLYVKTDASDVTKETIKQWEEEFANDPVEFSIVFSEEVKESILDFILFKDIDILTMLTYKHNFFKSLFHHSLTKDCTSHWDVPILVIPIQ
- the mnmE gene encoding tRNA uridine-5-carboxymethylaminomethyl(34) synthesis GTPase MnmE; the protein is MLNNDSIVALATASGTGAIAIIRVSGQDAIGIANSVFKSIKNKDLTLQKSHTLHLGHIVDDTKTLDQVLVSVFKGPNSYTGENTVEISCHGSTYIQQQIIQLLLRKGCRMADAGEFTLRAFLNGKLDLSQAEAVADLISSDNEASHQIAMQQMRGGFSNEIAKLREELLNFASLIELELDFAEEDVEFADRSQFHELLNRIEFVLKRLIDSFAVGNVIKNGIPVAIVGEPNVGKSTLLNALLNEERAIVSDIAGTTRDTIEDELTIGGIGFRFIDTAGIRDTNDVVESIGIKKTFEKIEQAQVVLYLFESLKFKVQSSTYIVEIEKIKNQFPLKPLVVVINKLDLLSEDEINSIRKALETLNLTLIFLSAKQKIGVEDLKNQLLSFVNTGALRNNETIVTNTRHYDSLLKALDEISKVKYGLESNLSSDLMALDIKEALYQFGLITGQVTNDELLGNIFANFCIGK
- a CDS encoding DUF6642 family protein, yielding MVKEHFIFCLEGVPDVDTYVITEVLQNLEHLAFEYQINSIYKNCDTIEGLEESLGALLYDDHNFKAYQIIYLVMPGQENNICLHDYYYSLEEIAELFEGKLKGKIIHFANEKILDLTSEEAQYFLDITGARAISGYGIKNKKVSSIHLDKFFFNLCDELEDLVEIVEELHEKNYALCKFLDFRLYY
- a CDS encoding DUF4339 domain-containing protein, encoding MKKYYLHNGIESSGPFDLTELQMKQITATTPVWFSGLADWKTAGEIEELQSILKVIPPPFKAEIPNPEHEPESKLKQKETKTKIMGLSKNNFYLVCLLFIVIIGSFALSIFEEKRKEELEEINHKTEIENRQFLLKEKELQEQKKQAEEQERAEAERIAKERKESISKRLDEIQIEKTQNQTLLDEAKSKLNRANEFQLFRSADEKSRELNALQTEITHLKSELEILENEQNQLSLELERLQLTH